One stretch of Streptomyces sp. A2-16 DNA includes these proteins:
- a CDS encoding sugar ABC transporter permease translates to MTTARVGHRAPRSPAATSGAHATADPADVRALRRRLRRRSRLTALAFLAPLAVYLGAFYVYPLYRNLDLSLRDYTVRSFVSGDAPFSGWDNFRTVLDDPTFGPALRHTMLFTFVSIVFQYVIGLALAVFFSRHFRLAGTLRALFLIPWLLPLIVSASTWSWMFNSESGVINYALHLVGASPVDWLTSPDWALTSVVIANIWIGIPFNLVILYSGLQNIPAELYEAASLDGAGPWQQFRRITFPLLRPVSAITLLLGLVYTLKVFDLIWIMTKGGPDDSSSTLATWSYQLGFGTLLPKFGPGAAVGNILILIALVFGLLYIRVQRRQEA, encoded by the coding sequence ATGACCACCGCCCGCGTCGGCCACCGCGCCCCGCGGTCCCCGGCCGCCACGTCCGGGGCGCATGCCACCGCCGACCCGGCGGACGTGCGCGCGCTACGGCGCCGCCTGCGCCGCAGGAGCCGGCTGACCGCCCTCGCGTTTCTCGCGCCGCTGGCCGTCTACCTCGGCGCGTTCTACGTCTATCCGCTCTACCGCAACCTCGACCTGAGTCTGCGCGACTACACGGTCCGCTCGTTCGTCTCCGGTGACGCCCCGTTCTCCGGCTGGGACAACTTCCGCACCGTCCTGGACGATCCGACCTTCGGCCCGGCCCTGCGGCACACGATGCTCTTCACCTTCGTGTCGATCGTCTTCCAGTACGTCATCGGGCTCGCCCTGGCCGTCTTCTTCAGCCGGCACTTCCGCCTGGCCGGCACCCTCAGGGCCCTGTTCCTGATCCCCTGGCTGCTCCCGCTGATCGTCTCGGCGTCCACCTGGTCGTGGATGTTCAACAGCGAGTCCGGCGTCATCAACTACGCCCTCCACCTGGTCGGCGCCTCCCCCGTCGACTGGCTCACCTCGCCCGACTGGGCACTGACCTCGGTCGTGATCGCGAACATCTGGATCGGCATCCCGTTCAACCTGGTCATCCTCTACAGCGGCCTGCAGAACATCCCCGCCGAGCTGTACGAGGCCGCCTCACTGGACGGGGCCGGTCCCTGGCAACAGTTCCGCCGGATCACCTTCCCGCTGCTGCGCCCGGTCTCGGCGATCACCCTGCTGCTCGGACTCGTCTACACCCTGAAGGTGTTCGACCTGATCTGGATCATGACCAAGGGCGGCCCCGACGACTCCTCCTCCACCCTTGCGACCTGGTCCTACCAGCTCGGCTTCGGCACCCTGCTGCCCAAGTTCGGCCCCGGAGCCGCGGTCGGCAACATCCTCATCCTCATCGCCCTGGTCTTCGGCCTGCTGTACATCCGCGTCCAGAGGAGGCAGGAAGCGTGA
- a CDS encoding carbohydrate ABC transporter permease, whose product MKSRTGKRRYTAIGLLLTAVMLFPVYWMINVSLTPQQDMRKDPPDLLPLHPTFEGYRAVLDDQMPYLGTSLLIGLGTVALTLLLAAPAGYALAKLRPFGGSALGLALLVAQMIPGIVMAMGFYGIFLDLGLLNSWWGLIIADSTIAVPFGVMIFTAFMSGIPGELIAASRIDGAGTFRTFWSIVLPVSRNALVTVSLFSFLWAWSDFVFANTLDSGGDLRPITLGIYKYIGNNNQEWNAIMATAVVASVPAAVLLVLAQRYVAAGVTAGAVKD is encoded by the coding sequence GTGAAGTCCCGTACCGGAAAACGCCGTTACACCGCCATCGGGCTCCTGCTCACCGCCGTGATGCTGTTCCCGGTGTACTGGATGATCAACGTGTCCCTCACCCCGCAGCAGGACATGCGCAAGGACCCGCCGGACCTGCTGCCGCTGCACCCCACCTTCGAGGGCTACCGCGCCGTCCTCGACGACCAGATGCCCTACCTCGGCACCAGCCTCCTCATCGGCCTGGGCACGGTCGCCCTCACCCTCCTGCTCGCCGCCCCGGCCGGGTACGCGCTGGCCAAGCTCCGGCCGTTCGGCGGAAGCGCGCTCGGACTCGCCCTGCTGGTGGCCCAGATGATCCCCGGCATCGTCATGGCGATGGGCTTCTACGGCATCTTCCTCGATCTCGGTCTGCTCAACTCCTGGTGGGGGCTGATCATCGCGGACTCCACCATCGCCGTCCCGTTCGGCGTCATGATCTTCACGGCGTTCATGTCCGGTATCCCCGGTGAACTCATCGCCGCCTCCCGCATCGACGGCGCGGGAACCTTCCGCACCTTCTGGTCGATCGTGCTGCCGGTCAGCCGCAACGCCCTGGTCACCGTCTCCCTCTTCAGCTTCCTGTGGGCCTGGTCCGACTTCGTCTTCGCCAACACCCTCGACAGCGGCGGCGATCTCAGGCCGATCACCCTCGGCATCTACAAGTACATCGGCAACAACAACCAGGAATGGAACGCGATCATGGCCACCGCCGTCGTCGCGTCCGTCCCCGCGGCGGTCCTGCTGGTACTCGCCCAGCGCTACGTGGCCGCGGGCGTCACCGCGGGCGCGGTCAAGGACTGA
- a CDS encoding RICIN domain-containing protein — MSRTTGHARLTAALAATALAAAGLATAAPAHATPTSATTLVVNANQTLRPVTHVATGSLYGLADDTTPADSLVSALKPNTFVQMAPGGSQLPNGEPKPAGDALVVAPKAARAGAKVVARMPDWYPNFPYKWVSMSDWLSAVDKQIAAVKASGVTNISAWAIWNEPDANWDTAKAGPFDAAWNTTYKEIRSKDATTPIQGPSFATYTRAKMQTFLQDAIANNAVPDVIAWHELQTSSTVAAHIADYRALESSLGLSPRPIDIEEYGTPSEMGNSGALISYAAKFERGGVRDAELAFWNHYGTLGDTLTDTGGSPNGSYWTYKWYGDMTGNMLVTTPPAQTGIDGIASRNSAGNQISVVAGGCSGSCAVTVNGLSSLSAFGSTVHVKLEYSPNTGRTTASPGPITIYDADYTVSGGSVTVPVTMNASDGYHLVITPSGTSTSLAGRYQITNKNSGLALDTLNAATAQGTSVVQATSTTGTDQNWTLTAAGSGLYKIVNQKSGLLLGITNASTASGGTALIWGDNGTADHLWQVIPARDGYYKIANYNSGRLLGVDQMSTASGAQVLQWDDNGTADHLWKLTAR; from the coding sequence ATGAGCCGCACCACCGGACACGCGCGCCTCACAGCCGCCCTCGCCGCCACCGCACTCGCCGCCGCGGGCCTCGCCACCGCCGCCCCGGCGCACGCGACCCCCACCTCCGCCACCACCCTGGTGGTCAACGCCAACCAGACCCTGCGCCCCGTCACCCACGTCGCCACCGGCAGCCTCTACGGCCTGGCGGACGACACGACCCCCGCCGACAGCCTGGTCAGCGCACTCAAGCCGAACACCTTCGTTCAGATGGCCCCGGGCGGCTCCCAACTCCCCAACGGCGAACCCAAGCCGGCCGGTGACGCACTCGTCGTGGCCCCCAAAGCGGCACGTGCCGGCGCCAAGGTCGTCGCCCGCATGCCCGACTGGTACCCGAACTTCCCCTACAAGTGGGTCAGCATGAGCGACTGGCTGTCCGCCGTGGACAAGCAGATCGCCGCCGTGAAGGCGTCCGGTGTCACCAACATCTCGGCCTGGGCGATCTGGAACGAGCCCGACGCGAACTGGGACACCGCCAAGGCCGGCCCCTTCGACGCCGCCTGGAACACGACGTACAAGGAGATCCGCTCCAAGGACGCCACCACCCCGATCCAGGGTCCGAGCTTCGCGACGTACACCCGCGCCAAGATGCAGACGTTCCTCCAGGACGCCATCGCCAACAACGCCGTACCCGACGTCATCGCCTGGCACGAACTCCAGACCAGCTCGACCGTCGCCGCGCACATCGCGGACTACCGCGCCCTCGAATCCAGCCTGGGTCTCAGTCCGCGGCCCATCGACATCGAGGAGTACGGCACGCCCTCCGAGATGGGCAATTCCGGTGCGCTGATCAGCTACGCCGCCAAGTTCGAGCGGGGCGGTGTCCGCGACGCCGAACTCGCCTTCTGGAACCACTACGGCACCCTCGGCGACACCCTCACCGACACCGGTGGCTCGCCCAACGGCTCGTACTGGACGTACAAGTGGTACGGCGACATGACCGGGAACATGCTCGTCACCACGCCGCCCGCGCAGACCGGCATCGACGGCATCGCGTCCCGCAACAGCGCGGGCAACCAGATCAGCGTCGTCGCCGGCGGCTGCTCCGGCTCCTGTGCGGTGACGGTCAACGGCCTGTCCTCCCTCTCGGCCTTCGGCAGCACGGTCCACGTCAAGCTGGAGTACAGCCCCAACACCGGGCGTACGACCGCCTCCCCCGGCCCGATCACCATCTACGACGCCGACTACACCGTCTCGGGCGGCTCGGTCACGGTCCCGGTGACGATGAACGCCTCCGACGGCTACCACCTGGTGATCACGCCGAGCGGCACGTCCACGTCACTGGCCGGGCGGTACCAGATCACCAACAAGAACAGCGGCCTCGCCCTCGACACCCTCAACGCGGCCACCGCCCAAGGCACTTCGGTCGTCCAGGCGACCTCCACCACCGGCACCGACCAGAACTGGACGCTGACGGCCGCGGGTTCCGGGCTCTACAAGATCGTCAACCAGAAGAGCGGCCTGCTGCTCGGCATCACCAACGCGAGCACCGCTTCCGGCGGCACTGCCCTCATCTGGGGTGACAACGGCACCGCCGACCACCTCTGGCAGGTCATCCCGGCCCGCGACGGCTACTACAAGATCGCCAACTACAACAGCGGCCGCCTCCTCGGCGTCGACCAGATGAGCACCGCTTCCGGCGCCCAGGTCTTGCAGTGGGACGACAACGGCACGGCCGACCACCTGTGGAAGCTCACCGCACGCTGA
- a CDS encoding nitrate- and nitrite sensing domain-containing protein — MSHTPTPLRRRFGARNLRVAQKLQAILLIPVLVALILGGVRVKRTIDTWQTAKDAVRVAELVQAANKYASDAINERDVSVIPLVNGDRDSSTILKARRITDEDAKKFDAAVARMPTTAGLERRIELVRAGEKQLPLVRAAAFTPKMTGVQTEESYHAVQHPLMEISNELGFGITSQSTYGRTLYAVSLAQAAESLIRAIGTHLLIENRSKLAKGELESQLASFKSYVYLEQVALQEYAGFAGTAETARLRQALTDAQKKGQEQIAEAQTQAEASGKTFAAPPSLAKMTSAIASGATAASLAEQGITPEVFFAASTLGFDAYRSVEVYLTDTALSKAHTIADDARNDAIINATLVLAAILAAFLLANWVARTMSTSMRRLSASAHEIAAQRLPARLTQLTRAVPGRVDDDVVPIPITTTDEIGEVARAFDHVHREAVRLAAEQALLRANINTIFSNLARRSQSLVERQLHMITDLEGSEADPDQLENLFQLDHLATRVRRNGENLLVLSGEAPVQQWDQPLPLVDVLRAAVSEVEQYERIQLSGLPETEIDGRAVNDLVHLLAELLENATTFSSPHAPVHVTATRLPDGRIMLEIHDQGIGLPADEMAAINRNLADPPTVDLAISQRMGLFVVGRLADRHGIRVQLRPADAGRGTTSLVMLPDTITHRTAATEPDPDTMAMVAFVDSRYTEEATHTYESWSDQPS, encoded by the coding sequence GTGTCGCACACCCCCACTCCCCTGCGCCGAAGATTCGGTGCCCGCAACCTGCGTGTGGCCCAGAAACTGCAGGCGATCCTTCTGATTCCGGTCCTCGTCGCCCTCATCCTCGGGGGCGTACGAGTCAAACGCACCATCGACACCTGGCAGACCGCCAAGGACGCGGTCCGCGTCGCGGAATTGGTCCAGGCCGCAAACAAGTACGCCAGTGACGCCATCAACGAACGCGACGTCTCCGTCATCCCCTTGGTCAACGGCGACAGGGACTCCAGCACCATCCTCAAGGCCCGGCGCATCACCGACGAGGACGCAAAGAAATTCGACGCCGCGGTCGCTCGTATGCCGACGACCGCCGGTCTCGAACGCCGGATCGAACTCGTGCGCGCAGGCGAGAAGCAACTGCCCCTGGTGCGCGCCGCCGCCTTCACGCCCAAGATGACCGGCGTACAGACCGAGGAGAGCTACCACGCCGTCCAGCACCCGCTGATGGAGATCTCCAACGAACTCGGATTCGGCATCACCAGCCAGTCCACCTACGGCCGCACCCTCTACGCCGTCTCGCTCGCCCAGGCCGCCGAGTCGCTGATCCGCGCGATCGGCACCCACCTCCTCATCGAGAACCGCAGCAAGCTGGCCAAGGGCGAACTGGAGTCCCAGCTCGCCTCGTTCAAGTCCTACGTCTACCTCGAACAGGTCGCTCTCCAGGAGTACGCCGGCTTTGCCGGAACCGCCGAGACGGCCCGGCTCCGCCAGGCGCTGACGGACGCGCAGAAGAAGGGACAGGAGCAGATCGCGGAGGCGCAGACGCAGGCCGAGGCATCCGGCAAGACCTTCGCCGCCCCACCGAGCCTCGCCAAGATGACCAGCGCCATCGCCTCCGGCGCGACGGCCGCGTCACTCGCCGAGCAGGGCATCACACCCGAGGTCTTCTTCGCGGCCTCCACCCTCGGATTCGACGCCTACCGCAGTGTCGAGGTCTATCTCACCGACACCGCGCTGTCCAAGGCACACACGATCGCCGACGACGCGCGCAACGACGCGATCATCAACGCCACGCTCGTGCTCGCCGCCATCCTGGCCGCCTTCCTCCTCGCGAACTGGGTGGCCCGCACCATGAGCACCAGCATGCGCCGGCTCAGCGCCTCCGCCCACGAGATCGCCGCCCAGCGGCTGCCGGCCCGACTGACTCAGCTCACCCGGGCGGTGCCCGGCAGAGTCGACGACGACGTCGTACCCATACCGATCACGACGACGGACGAGATCGGCGAGGTCGCCCGCGCCTTCGACCACGTCCACCGCGAGGCCGTACGGCTCGCCGCCGAACAGGCCCTGCTGCGCGCCAACATCAACACGATCTTCAGCAACCTGGCACGCCGCAGCCAGTCCCTGGTCGAGCGCCAGCTCCACATGATCACCGACCTGGAAGGCAGCGAGGCCGACCCCGACCAGCTCGAGAACCTCTTCCAGCTCGACCACCTCGCCACCCGCGTGCGCCGCAACGGCGAGAACCTCCTGGTGCTCAGCGGCGAGGCCCCGGTCCAGCAGTGGGACCAGCCGCTGCCCCTGGTCGACGTCCTGCGCGCGGCGGTCTCGGAGGTCGAACAGTACGAGCGCATCCAGCTGTCCGGCCTTCCGGAAACCGAGATCGACGGGCGCGCCGTGAACGACCTCGTGCACCTGCTCGCCGAACTCCTGGAAAACGCCACCACGTTCTCCTCGCCGCACGCCCCGGTCCATGTCACCGCCACGCGGCTGCCCGACGGCAGGATCATGCTCGAGATACACGACCAGGGGATCGGGCTTCCCGCCGACGAGATGGCAGCGATCAACCGCAACCTCGCCGACCCACCCACCGTGGACCTCGCCATCTCCCAGCGCATGGGCCTGTTCGTGGTGGGCCGACTGGCCGACCGACACGGCATCCGCGTCCAGCTGCGCCCCGCCGACGCAGGCCGGGGAACCACATCACTGGTGATGCTGCCCGACACGATCACCCATCGAACGGCAGCGACGGAACCCGACCCCGACACCATGGCCATGGTCGCGTTCGTGGACAGCCGCTACACCGAGGAGGCCACGCACACCTACGAGTCATGGAGCGACCAGCCGTCCTGA
- a CDS encoding sensor histidine kinase, which produces MTSSPPRTDPPSPGPGYRHELYPYRSGEEFLEGTVGFIREALECGEAVVVAVPESKVSLLRAEVPEDRAVQYVDTSPLAHHPGRLIAAWQDWIKDYTAQGRPVRGIGESPWAEARSRSEVEELRYHEWLLNRAFADGPAWWLLCPYDLAGEQAAMEQMARCHPEIRADGRTTASADFDRQAPFDFAVLSHPCDPYDEFAYSSGDLPALREKITGCAELVGLGGRRLREIHLAATEVATNSIRHGGGQGVLRTWAEDGRLVCEFHDAGYISDPLVGRSRPDHRQMGGRGLWLVHQLCDLVEIRSTPTAGTTIRLHTEVPTDPTP; this is translated from the coding sequence GTGACCTCCTCCCCTCCCCGTACCGATCCCCCGTCGCCGGGGCCGGGGTATCGGCACGAGCTGTACCCGTACCGTTCCGGGGAGGAGTTCCTCGAGGGCACCGTGGGCTTCATCCGGGAGGCGCTGGAGTGCGGTGAAGCCGTGGTGGTGGCCGTCCCCGAGAGCAAGGTCTCCCTGCTCCGGGCCGAGGTCCCCGAGGACCGTGCGGTGCAGTACGTCGACACCAGCCCTCTGGCACACCATCCGGGTCGGCTCATCGCGGCCTGGCAGGACTGGATCAAGGACTACACGGCACAGGGGCGGCCCGTGCGCGGGATCGGCGAGTCACCGTGGGCCGAGGCCCGCTCCCGCTCCGAGGTGGAGGAACTGCGCTATCACGAGTGGCTGCTGAACAGGGCTTTCGCCGACGGCCCCGCCTGGTGGCTGCTGTGCCCGTACGACCTTGCCGGTGAACAGGCGGCCATGGAGCAGATGGCCCGCTGCCACCCCGAGATCCGCGCGGACGGCCGTACGACCGCCTCCGCCGACTTCGACCGGCAGGCCCCGTTCGACTTCGCCGTCCTGTCCCACCCCTGCGATCCCTACGACGAGTTCGCCTACTCGAGCGGTGATCTCCCCGCACTGCGGGAGAAGATCACCGGGTGCGCGGAGCTGGTCGGCCTGGGTGGTCGCCGGCTGCGCGAGATCCATCTGGCCGCCACCGAAGTGGCAACGAACAGCATTCGGCACGGCGGCGGTCAGGGCGTCCTGCGCACCTGGGCCGAGGACGGCCGCCTGGTGTGCGAGTTCCACGACGCCGGCTACATCAGCGACCCCCTCGTGGGCCGCTCCAGGCCCGACCACAGACAGATGGGCGGGCGGGGACTGTGGCTCGTGCACCAACTGTGCGACCTCGTCGAGATCCGCTCCACCCCCACGGCGGGCACCACGATCCGCCTGCACACCGAAGTGCCGACCGACCCCACTCCCTGA
- a CDS encoding MEDS domain-containing protein → MRATRTLAALDEVDSGDHVLQLLDPADDVWDRSRAFVSDGELFGDKVLVVGPFSRTAAAVAPVLLDPARLNGSLISAVRREAASAEREGYRSLRVLHHVTCDGSAADPEQLLRSELDLEEFAADSGALVVCAYQCGEENVSAPEQARSVHPHHLGSRPASPAFRVYRTGKDGWTVSGVIDSDGAPVFGAVLRTLLCQVATVRLLCHGLDFLDAAGMSSLADAARCLPDRKVVLEGTNETVRLAWELTGFADPSIPVVMTP, encoded by the coding sequence GTGAGGGCGACGCGTACGTTGGCCGCGCTCGACGAGGTCGACTCCGGCGACCACGTCCTGCAGCTCCTGGACCCCGCGGATGACGTGTGGGACCGCAGCCGGGCCTTCGTCTCGGACGGGGAGCTCTTCGGCGACAAGGTGCTGGTCGTCGGCCCGTTCTCCCGGACGGCCGCCGCCGTTGCCCCCGTGCTGCTCGACCCCGCCCGGCTGAACGGCTCCCTGATCTCCGCGGTGCGACGCGAGGCCGCGAGCGCCGAGCGCGAGGGATACCGCTCGCTGCGCGTACTGCACCACGTGACGTGTGACGGGTCCGCCGCCGACCCGGAACAGCTGTTGCGCAGCGAGCTCGACCTGGAGGAGTTCGCCGCGGACAGTGGTGCTCTGGTGGTCTGCGCCTATCAGTGCGGCGAGGAGAACGTTTCAGCGCCTGAACAGGCGAGAAGCGTGCATCCTCACCACCTGGGCAGCCGTCCCGCGTCACCCGCCTTCCGGGTGTACCGGACCGGCAAGGACGGCTGGACCGTGAGCGGGGTCATCGACAGCGATGGCGCCCCGGTCTTCGGCGCCGTCCTGCGCACCCTGCTGTGCCAGGTGGCGACGGTGCGCCTGCTCTGTCACGGCCTGGACTTCCTGGACGCGGCCGGCATGAGCTCCCTCGCCGACGCGGCCCGCTGCCTGCCCGACCGCAAGGTGGTGCTGGAGGGGACGAACGAGACCGTACGCCTGGCCTGGGAGCTGACCGGCTTCGCAGACCCTTCGATTCCGGTGGTGATGACGCCGTGA
- a CDS encoding helix-turn-helix domain-containing protein: MTVRTRGRPPDFGRERAILDAARLFWRRGCSGTSTRALTAALGLSASSLYAVFRHKAGLSE, encoded by the coding sequence GTGACCGTGCGCACCCGTGGACGACCGCCGGACTTCGGTCGCGAGCGCGCGATCCTCGATGCCGCTCGCCTCTTCTGGCGACGGGGCTGCTCCGGCACCTCGACCCGCGCCCTGACCGCGGCCCTGGGGCTGTCCGCCTCCAGCCTCTACGCCGTCTTCAGGCACAAGGCCGGGCTGTCCGAGTAG
- a CDS encoding DUF5825 family protein, translating into MPTTTPLTLTTWRDHDEEVLQLPALRPLTTVVADSATPAETAAKLYTEGVRRVALDRPADLTGATGARTIVSTMLLLGELTSWGIVVDWDVALGADPDIWRSFNHLHPPRRILDTEHAKEAADIRQEWRSTFYVGKCVYRRGPGFVQVRDRRAGGSLARYTLDDPGYLEAVDKLAHGCPAEAVAPDVLDHLVGESLAGRAGRLAWWLPYRVRRWPWPSFAV; encoded by the coding sequence ATGCCCACGACGACCCCGCTCACTCTGACGACCTGGCGCGACCACGACGAGGAGGTGCTCCAACTCCCCGCGCTGCGGCCGCTGACGACGGTGGTGGCCGACTCCGCCACCCCGGCCGAGACCGCCGCGAAGCTGTACACCGAGGGCGTGCGGCGGGTCGCCCTGGACCGCCCCGCCGACCTGACCGGGGCCACCGGAGCCCGGACGATCGTCTCGACGATGCTGCTGCTGGGCGAACTCACCAGCTGGGGCATCGTCGTCGACTGGGACGTGGCGCTCGGAGCGGACCCGGACATCTGGCGGTCCTTCAACCACCTCCACCCACCGCGGCGGATCCTGGACACGGAGCACGCGAAGGAGGCTGCGGACATCCGCCAGGAGTGGCGCTCGACCTTCTACGTCGGCAAGTGCGTCTACCGCAGGGGCCCAGGCTTCGTGCAGGTCCGCGACCGCCGCGCCGGCGGCTCGCTGGCCCGCTACACCCTCGACGACCCCGGCTATCTGGAAGCCGTCGACAAGCTGGCGCACGGCTGCCCCGCCGAGGCCGTGGCCCCCGACGTGCTGGACCACCTGGTCGGCGAAAGCCTCGCCGGCCGCGCGGGCCGCCTCGCCTGGTGGCTCCCGTACCGGGTCCGGCGCTGGCCGTGGCCTTCGTTCGCGGTCTGA
- a CDS encoding RiPP maturation radical SAM C-methyltransferase, with translation MKIVLVTMPWALLDVPSLAVGILRRSAQQALPDAEVTVVHGNLDYVDWLLERREFTLAQFNLLALDSYFSGLGDWVFSSALYPDDDPEPRIKQMTEELPLSDKDRDMAIELHRSAPQFITELAARIIALEPDLVGFTSTFQQNTASLATARAIKRAAPSVRTVFGGANCDGPQGAALHRNFDFVDYVVRGEGEHAFPALLKELTKDTPDPEALAAIPGLCLRDGGTVRATSMNTKPLRPADIVSPDYEGYFERLEASKARDWVEPKLVVEGSRGCWWGEKHHCTFCGLNGSFMEFRSKSPEAFYDEVVGQVERHQVLDMYVVDNILDMKYLSTVLPRLERSGYDLRLQFEIKSNLRREQLATLYRAGLVNVQPGIESLSSRVLKLMDKGVTGCLNVRMLRDAETVGLSVSWNYLYGFPGERPEDYLPLIAQFPALHHLAPMEGVARIVTERFSPNFDRPEFGFQPLRPDAQYRRNYNLPESELLDLGYLFTGPHRGIEDPTSDLLKAAGDRWQEEHVHSRLSGVDLDDRIVLVSRRKDFDWTTMTLEDPYEVAVFRLLDQPHATASLLRKLGGDTSVTRLEALLSDWLRLGLVFTDDEQWVHIVPTATNQELLRFERIFDTRRKGTTDEPEPEPSLAG, from the coding sequence GTGAAGATCGTTCTCGTCACCATGCCCTGGGCACTCCTCGACGTGCCCTCCCTCGCGGTGGGCATCCTGCGCCGCAGCGCGCAGCAGGCCCTTCCGGATGCCGAGGTGACCGTCGTCCACGGCAATCTCGACTATGTCGACTGGCTGCTGGAACGCCGTGAGTTCACCCTGGCCCAGTTCAACCTGCTCGCACTGGACAGCTACTTCAGCGGCCTGGGCGACTGGGTGTTCTCCTCCGCGCTCTACCCCGACGACGATCCCGAGCCGCGGATCAAGCAGATGACCGAGGAGCTCCCGCTGTCCGACAAGGACCGCGACATGGCGATCGAACTGCACCGCTCGGCACCGCAGTTCATCACCGAGCTGGCCGCGCGCATCATCGCCCTCGAACCGGACCTGGTCGGCTTCACCTCGACCTTCCAGCAGAACACCGCCTCCCTGGCCACCGCCCGCGCCATCAAGCGGGCCGCGCCTTCGGTACGCACGGTCTTCGGCGGCGCCAACTGCGACGGACCCCAAGGGGCGGCCCTGCACCGCAACTTCGACTTCGTCGACTACGTGGTCCGCGGCGAGGGCGAGCACGCCTTCCCCGCCCTGCTGAAGGAACTCACGAAGGACACCCCCGATCCCGAGGCGCTCGCCGCCATCCCGGGACTGTGCCTGCGCGACGGCGGCACCGTCCGGGCGACCTCCATGAACACCAAGCCGCTGCGTCCGGCCGACATCGTCTCGCCCGACTACGAGGGCTACTTCGAACGCCTGGAAGCCTCCAAGGCACGTGACTGGGTGGAGCCGAAGCTCGTGGTCGAGGGCTCGCGCGGCTGCTGGTGGGGCGAGAAGCACCACTGCACGTTCTGCGGGCTGAACGGTTCGTTCATGGAGTTCCGCAGCAAGAGCCCGGAGGCCTTCTACGACGAGGTCGTCGGCCAGGTCGAACGCCACCAGGTGCTCGACATGTACGTCGTCGACAACATCCTCGACATGAAGTACCTCTCGACGGTGCTGCCCAGGCTCGAACGGAGCGGCTACGACCTGCGGCTGCAGTTCGAGATCAAGTCGAACCTGCGGCGCGAGCAGCTGGCGACCCTCTACCGGGCCGGACTGGTCAACGTCCAGCCGGGCATCGAGAGCCTGAGCAGCCGAGTGCTGAAGCTGATGGACAAGGGCGTCACCGGCTGCCTGAACGTGCGGATGCTGCGGGACGCCGAGACCGTGGGCCTCTCGGTCTCCTGGAACTACCTCTACGGCTTCCCGGGCGAGCGCCCCGAGGACTACCTGCCGCTGATCGCGCAGTTCCCCGCCCTGCACCACCTGGCCCCCATGGAGGGAGTGGCCCGGATCGTCACCGAACGCTTCAGCCCCAACTTCGACCGTCCGGAGTTCGGGTTCCAGCCGCTGCGGCCGGACGCCCAGTACCGGCGCAACTACAACCTGCCCGAGTCCGAACTGCTCGACCTCGGATACCTGTTCACAGGCCCGCACCGCGGCATCGAGGACCCGACCAGCGACCTGCTCAAGGCCGCCGGCGACCGCTGGCAGGAGGAGCACGTCCACAGCAGGCTCAGCGGGGTGGACCTCGACGACCGGATCGTCCTGGTCAGCCGGCGCAAGGACTTCGACTGGACCACGATGACCCTCGAGGACCCGTACGAGGTGGCCGTCTTCCGTCTTCTCGACCAGCCGCACGCCACCGCGTCACTGCTGCGCAAGCTCGGCGGCGACACCTCCGTCACCAGGCTGGAGGCCCTGTTGTCCGACTGGCTGCGCCTCGGCCTGGTCTTCACGGACGACGAGCAGTGGGTGCACATCGTGCCGACCGCCACCAACCAGGAACTCCTGCGCTTCGAGCGGATCTTCGACACCCGGCGCAAGGGCACCACCGACGAACCGGAGCCCGAGCCGAGCCTCGCGGGCTGA